CTATTCCGAGGAGTAGGACTATCGAAGCCCCAAACATGGCTGCTACTGTTCTGTGAATTTTTTCGCTTATTATTGCTGCATATACAGCTATGAATACGCTGAGTGCAATGATTTCTGAGATTTCCATAAGTTGGACCCCCTAGTATAGCAAGACTGGAATTTTAACATTCTGGAGCACTCTAAGTACTATTGGACTAACAGGATGCGTCTTTGTTGTTTCAGCACCATAATGTTTTGATATTATTATTAAATCAAAATTATCTGCAATATTCTCAACTATTTCAGCTTTATTTCCAGTTTTCAGCTTTAGCTCGATGGAAAATTCCATATTGAGAGAAGATATAAGATTCTTAGCTTCAGCTAGAGCTTTTTCTCCTTTTTCGAGTTCTTTTTTTCTGAACAGTTCTGCTTCTTCTTCTCCAATCGTCTCTCTAATAAGCCTGCATACTTCGCCATCTATTACATACAAGATTAGTATATGGGAACCTGGATATGCGGAGACATAATCAAGAACAGTTTCGGTAGGTTTTTCTGAATATCTATCAAGGGGGAGTATTATTTCTTCAATTTTGGGTATCGTAAACTCTTCTTCCGTAAGAAGGAATTCCTTATATGCCCTAACAATTTCTTCATATCTCGGGGCTATGTTTCGGAACTTTCTCAGAATAATGTTTGAAAAGAGGCCCAATGGGGCCACCTTCACTTCTTCCACTCTGTATAGCCACACTTACCACAAGCCCACCTATCTCCATGGTCGGCCATGAATACTCCCGGCCCGCATCTTGGACAGAACTTGTTCTTTCTTATAACCTTGCCATCCTTAACGATGTAGAGCTTCCACTTCTGACCCATTTCACTCACCCTCCTCCTTCTTTTCTATTATTCCATCTCTAATCAAGATGTACTCTGGCTCGATGTAGAGCATTCTCTCTTTATCATAATAGTACTTTGCGTATCCCTTTGAAATGTAGCTTCCGAAGTAGCTCCTTATATACTGAATAACTGTAGTTTCTGGGTTTAAGTCGAGCATTGCAACGAGCTTGCCCTTGACGTCCTTTCTACTTGGCGTTGGTTCTCCTGGGTGGTATATCTCAAAGTATATCTCCTTCCTTCCTATTAGCTTGTTCTCCTTAACCTCCGTTATTCTAATCTCCATTCCTCACCACCTCCATCTTTCTCATTATCTCAGCGCACCTGCGTTTGCATTCATGAGTTACCTTTATAAGCACTATGCCTTCCCGGGGCTGGCCATAAATAACATATGAATTGTAGGGGGCATAGAGGACAGCTGGAATTGTTGCCAAATCTTCCTCTCCATTTATAATTATGTGAACATTTTTACCTCGATTAACTAATAGATAGGCCTTTTTTATTGCCTTAAGGAGGGAGAGTGTTATCATTCCAGGGGGATTTTTAACGGTTAACATTATTGCATTTGTCTTAATATCTGGGCGGTACTCCCTTCTCTCAGTTTTGTGATCGTAAATTGCTAAATTTGGAGTTAAACCAACTTTCAAAATATTTTCAGTAACAACATCACCAACAGTTATTAGGGGATTTGAAACTTTGTCCCTAATTTCTAAATACGGTCTTGGTATCTCTCCCCTTATCAGTTTACCCATTGGCTTCTTCAGCTCATGCCTTAAGGAGAGTGGAAGTTTGAAAATGACTCTCATCAGCGCACCCTTATCGCATATTTTCCTGGAACTTTTGCTCCAATCCTCTTTGCTATCTCGCTGTTCTCAACGTCAATAATTATAACTAAATCAAACCACTCCTCACTTAGATCTCTACTTCCACAAACCGGGCACACGTCTTCTGTCGTTATATAATGACAGTTCCTACAGGCTTTTTCACTCACTTCTTACCCTCCTTCTCCTTTCTCTTTTCTTTCTCTATCCATTCAAACTTTCCAAGGCCAGGTTGTCTCATTGTTAATCCTATCCTATTCTCCCTAATAATCCTGCTTTTCGGACTAATTGCGATGATTCTGGCCCTTACTGGATCACCAAGTTTGAGAAGGTACTTCTTCTCTTTGCCGACAAACTGTTTGTTCCTTTCGTCATAAACTACGTAGTCATCCATAAGCTGGCTGATGTGTACTAGGCCATCCATTGGGCCTATCCTGATGAAAGCTCCAAAGGGAACAACGTCAACGACAGTTCCTTCAACGACTTCGTGGAGCTTTGGTTCCCATACCAAAACATCAAATACTACTTCATGGTACGTTGCCCCATCTCCTGGGACTATTATTCCGTCTCCGACTTCCTTAACTTCGACTATTGATAATATTACACCTTCATCTCTATCATAAGTTCCTTCATAAGCCTCCCTGAGCACTATCATCGCGGCCTCTTTAGGATCCATTGTGAACATTCTAGGAGGAATCCTAACAACGTCCTTTACCGTGACTATTTTATACATAACTTCCTCCTCCTCGAGAAAAAAGTTTTAGATAAAGAAACTCACTCCTTCTTTCCGAATTTCTCCTTATACATCTCAATGGCCCTAAGAATTTCTCTCTTTGCTGCCTCTGCTCCTTCCCATCCCTCAACGATGATCTCCTTACCTTGAAGCTCCTTGTATCTCTTGAAGAAGTGTGCTATCTCATCTAGGAAGGCCTTTGGAACATCGTCTATGTCTTTCCAATCCTTGAAGTATGGATCCTCTACTGGGACTGCAAGAACTTTGTAATCCTTGTCTCCGCTGTCAATCATCTTGAAGAGGCCTATAGGTCTTGCCTCTATTATGGTTAGTGGATAAGTTGGTTCTCTCATTATTACCATTATGTCAAATGGGTCGTCATCGTCATACCATGTTCTTGGGATTATTCCGTAGTCTACTGGGTAGAAGAAGGGGCTGTAGAGAACTCTATCGAGCTTTAGGAGCCCGGTCTTCTTATCGAGCTCATATTTGTTTCTGCTGCCTTTTGGTATCTCTATTAGGGCATAAACTACCTCTGGAACGTTGGGTCCGGGTTCAAGGTCATGGAATGGGTTCATTCACACTCCCCCCTGCTTGGATTTTCTCCAACAGAAATATCGTGGGGTGGTGGATAGTTAATGCTTTTAAATTTTTAGCTCTTCCCACTTTTTCTTCATTAAAATTGCATCTCCCTCTATGTTTGGGCTTTCACTTATAACAACCCCTTTAACTCCAAATTCTTTTAAGATTTTCAATAAATCCTCCCATTTAAGATCGCTCTCTTGAAGGTTAAGATGTCTTTTCTCACCTTTGTCTGAATACTCTATCCCGCTTATGTGAATGTGCATATTCTTAAGTGCTTCCTTACCTAGCTCGTTCTCTATTAAGGTCAGCATTTCCCTCCATTCTTCTTCTGAATTGCATTTCCCCTTATTCCTAGCATGCGCATGTGCAAAGTCTATTGCTGGAAGAACCATGTCGAGTTCCTGGCTTAATGAGATGAGCTCCCTCAGATCCCCAAACTGAGTAGGTTTTCCGGTAAGTTCTGGCCTGATCCAGACTTTTATTCCCCTACTCTTTAGTTCCTCAACTATATCTTCCAAGGCGGATTTTATAGTTTGATATACTTTCTCGGGAGGTTGTTTTAGGTAGTAACCAGCGTGAAAAACTAGACTCCATCCTCCGGCCTCGTAAAGTCTTTCTGCACTCTGAATTATCCTCCTTTTGCTTGCCTCAATCTTTTCTCTCTCCCTGGCATTTAGATTTATATAATAAGGGGCATGAGCTGTTAGTACCACGTCATTCTTTTTTGCAACGTGCTTTATTTTCTTCGCAAGTTCGGGCTTCACGTTAATTCCTCTCACGAATTCTAGCTCCATAGCATCCAATCCTAACTCTCTCACTCTCTCAATACCGTTTATCGTGGAGGGTTTTGGGGTTGAAAGAGGAATCCCAGCCGTGCCGAATCTCAGCCTGTCAATTTTGAACATTTCACCACCTCTGTCGAAATTAGGGCTGTCTAAAATTTAAAGATGTTGGAGCACAATTTTTAAATCAACTCGTGGTAAAGTCTTTTGGGATGAAAAAATGGGTGTAATAATAGAGTTTTCCCTGATTCCCTTGGGAGAAGTGAGCGTTAGTAAGTACATAGCTAGGGCAATAAAGTTACTAGAAGAAAAAGGCGTCAAATATCAGTTAACTCCGATGGGAACAATAATCGAGGTTGATAATCTAAAAGAGGGACTAGAAGTAATTAGAGAGGCCCATGAATTAATGTTCGAGCTGGGAATTAAGAGGGTTGTCACGTATATAAAGATCGACGAAAGGAGGGACAAAGAGAGGCACATGGAAGACAAAGTTAAATCTGTGATGGAGAAGCTTTCCTCACAATAAGGTGTGAGAGATGAAAGTTCTTGTGCTGGCAATTGATAGAGACGATGACTTTGGTGTCAAGGCTGGGGTTAAAGGGCCTGTTATTGGGAGAGATAAATGTTTGGATGCCGCTATAAAGCTTAGTTTGGCTGATCCAGAAGATAGCGACGCAAATACGCTCTATGCGGCGATAAAACTTTACGATGAACTAAAGGAAAGTGGTGAGTTTGAGGACGTTGAGGTTGCCCTGATAACAGGGCATCATAACGTTGGAGTAAAGAGTGATATGGAACTCAGCAGACAGCTTGAAGAAGTCCTTAAACAGTTCCCCGCTGATGGTGTAATCCCCGTAACTGATGGTGCTGAGGACGAGCAGATATTTCCAATAATAACCTCAAAAGTTCCGATAATCAGCACTCGGAGAGTAGTTGTTAAGCAAAGCCCAGGGATAGAAACTACGTGGTACATCATTGTGAGGTACATGAAGGAGCTTCTAAACGATCCTGAAGTGTCTAAAGTTGTTTTAGGTATACCGGGATTGATAGTTCTCCTGTATGGCATCGCTAAGCTGGTCTCCATCAAGTATCCTCCAAGTGCTCAGATAGTTTCCTCAACGGTAAGTGGGATTGTTATGCTGATAGTTGGCGGTTACTTCTTCATAAAGGGGGTTAAGATAAGACCGTTAGAGCTGATAAGCAGGGGATTCATCACCTTTATTGGCCTTATCACGGGACTAATAGTTATCCTTGGAGGTGCAATTAACGTCTACTTAACTCTTGAAAGTATCTCTCAGGAGATGATAGGTGGCATTCCAAGCAGTGACCTCATAGCGGTGTTGATATACCTGAATGCTGTTAATCCTTATGCCATCTTAGGAATTGCAATAATACTTCTCAGCAAGACGATTCAGGAATACCTGCGTCGTAATACGCATATCTGGTATTATATTACCGGAATTATAATGCTCCCAGCGTTCTGGAAAGTTATAGACATGATAACAAAGTACTCAAATCCATTAATAAAAAAGACTCCAGGAGATATATTTCTGGGGATTTTCATAGTGGCTATAGATCTCGCAATTAGCGTTCTGGTCGGTATAAAGTTAAGGGAAAAAGTAAAAAGCTGGGAAGAAAAAGACTAGCTTCTCCTCCTAAAGTATATTAGTAGGGTTATTAATATCGCTAAAACTCCAGCTCCAATAGCCATCTTCTTCAGCTTCTCTTTTTCTTCAACGTTTTCATACACTGGGATCTTTATTGTATGCTCAAAGATATACACGTTATCATCTCCTTTATCCCTGTCCCCGACTGCCCTGATCCTTATCAGGATGTTGTAGGTCTTCGGAATGGCGTCTTTGTCTACTGTTAGTGTTATAACACCTTGGCCAGTTTGGTTCGGCTCAAGTGTTCCAACATAGTCAGTCCTCTTAACGACTGTGAAGGGTTGGGACGATCTAACAACTCCTTCAACCACAGCACTCTCGGCTTTTTCTCCACCAATGTTTTTGAGCGTTATATAAATGTCGACGTCTTTTCCTTGAAGGGGCTTGGGCTTGTATGTAACATTGACAACAATTATATTTGGTTTTTCTGCAATTATTATAGGAATGTCGAGTTTTATTTTCTTGAATCTTCCACTTGGATCCTTATATGTTACCTCTATTGGGATATTGTATCTTCCTGGTTTTGCATTCTTATCTACATCAACCTTAAATGAGGCCTGGGCAGAGTCTCCCTGTCTCAGAGTTCCAATATTTATTATTTGATCACTAGTTTCACTCAACTTTAGTGGGTAGCTCGGGAGTGGTTTGAGCAAGATGTATCTTGCTTCACCACTCCCAACATTTTCAACGGAAAACGATACCTCGACGTTTGATGTGCCTGGGAGAATTCTTGAGGGGGATGTAGAAACTTTGCTTATAACAAGCATCTCCGTTCCAGTAACCTCTATTCCGACTATTCTCTCATCTGAAAATGCTTCATCATTGGGGGAGGACAGGTAAGTGAGCTGTATCTTAAGAGGGTAAACATTATTTTCCAGCCTGTTGTTTGCCTTAAGTTGGAATGTTATCTTGATTGTTTGATTTGGAAGTATTATCCCATCGTACCTAACGTTGTCCTCCCCTATTGGTAGGAAAGAAAGTGCTCTTTCTACGGCCAGCCCCTGCATGAGCTGATTTATTGCTAGTTGCAAGTTCTCAGATAATTTCTCGCTTTGAGGAAGTGGGAGTGTAGCGAGCTGTGACAGGTCGACTTTTTTAATTTCTCTCTGGATTAGAACTTCCGTTGGAATTATTTTTACTTGAAGGCCCTTTGCATATCCTTCACCAACATTCTTCAGGACTAGGGTCATGTTGAATGAACTTCCGGGTTCTATTTTCTCTGGCTTTAGAGTTACGTTCTCTATTTCTATGAATGCTGCCCTTCTCCTAATCACAGTTGTTGAAAATGTAAACTCTTGCGTTACCTGTTGGAGACTATTTCCAGAGTAATAAGTTAACCTAAGCTTAAACACATAAGTTCCGGTTTTTGCACTCTCATCCACGTGAAGGAGGAAGGTTCTCGTTATGTTCATACCCGGTTCAACAAACTTAACGTAAAAGGAACTTGGGGACTTAGGGGAAAACGGTCTCCCCTTTATATCTTCAAGTATGATCTGTCCTCTTATGTCCTTAGCCGTGTCTATACCGCTATTAACGAGGGTAACTGTGACGGTGAAATCTTCTCCAGGATGAACTATTTTTGGAATTTCCTGTTTTGAGATAGTGAATGTTGCTTCGTAATCCCTGGATATTGTCACTACACTAGAATCGTAGAGGACTCTTTGATTGAGATTTTCTCCAGTAGTGTATGCAAAGTATATTACTGTCAAGTACAGCGGATAATCTCCTGGCCTAGCGTTCTCGTTGGCCTTATAAAGGAATGTTATAACTTTATCTTCTCCCGGCTCTATAAAGTCAACGTACTTCATTGTCGTTGAGACAGGGTATAGGCTACTTTGGGCGATTCCAGTTTGAGAGAGTGTCTGAGGTATTATCGAGGCGGCACTTTCTTCTTTGCTTGTGGTTTCTGGAATTACCGGGGTTGGGGAGAGTATCACCGTGACGAATCTAACTTTTCTCGACCCTATATTCTTCAAGTGAACCTTCACCTCAAAAATTTGGCCGGGCCTTACAGGGCCGTCAACATCAATTTTTGAAAGTAGTAAACCCTGAACCATTGAGACTCTCCATGTAATTGGTCCACTTATGCTGATCTTCGCTCCATTGGGATAGACAAATAAAGGAGTTATGTACAATGTTTCCCCTTTATACTTAATTTTTACAGTTTCATTTACGCCTACTGGCTGTGCATTTGGTACATAGTAGGGTTTTGCTATGTCTTCAAGCTTAATTCCAAGTTCTGGATGCTCTTCTATTGTCTTTACAATAGCATTCCAAACCTCCATTTGGGATGCAGTTGAAAGCCACCTGAGGAACTCAGCGTATTGGGCTGGATCATCCGGATTATATCCGAGAGTTTCTGCCATCGCCCTTAGGAATGTTTGATTTGAGAGTAGCTCTCTAACTTTTTCCTCGTCTGGAACATAGATTAACGTGAGGTTTGGGCCTATGGGATTTAGCTTTTCATCTAAGACGATAAATAGAACCTTCCACTCCCCGTCGTTTATGTCGTAAACGACATCCTTAATAATCAGAGTTAGTGGGCCTATTAGGAGATAGTCCCCTTTGTTAAGGTATCCCTCGTATAGTAACTCCGGTCCTTCTCCCTGACCTTGAGCGGTCACGAATGAAGCTAGAGGAGCTAGGATAACTGTCAAGATAATAAATGTGATAATTAGCCTTTTCATTTCCTCACCCCCTTAATCTTTCTTCCAAATTCAAGCTGGAGGATTGCAGGGGTTACGAGATAAGCGGAAAACATTGAGGCGAATATTCCGACAGCAAGAACTCTTCCAAAGTCATGAATTGCTGTAAGCTGGGCTGTTAAAAGAGCTAAAAATCCTCCCGCTGTCGTTAGTGCTCCGACAAGTATTCCTGGTCCTACACTTCCCATCGCTGCAATTATTGGCGTTTTGTTTCCCTCTCTTAGCTCTTCTAAGAATCTGTGTGTTATGTGCATCCCATAGTCAACACCTAGACCCACTATCATGGAAACTACTCCGGCTAGCGTTTGGGAAAATGGAATTCCAGCTAAGCCCATGTAGCCGATTGTCCACAGAGCACCGAGAAACATAGGCATTATCATTGCAATTGATACAGTTGGCCTTCTGAATATGAGGAATACAACGAGAACTACTATCATCGTTCCTATTGTTGATATTTTTCCCAGTTCCTCATTAACGAGATTGTTTAGAACGTAATTAAGGTAGGCATCTCCAGCTAGTTCTACCTTAGTGCCAGGGGGAAAACTAGCCATTTTTATCTCTTCTTCAAAATATTCCATGATTTTGTTGAACTCGCTCTGTGTTACCCCCATAAAATTACCTTTGAACTTTATTATCGTCATTGAGTAATCACTAGAAATAAGAGAAGAATCCTTGAGCGCCTCTGCTATCTTCTCTTTATCCTGGGGTATGTAGCCGTATTTCTTTAGAACTTCATCGGCAATGCTTTCGGCTTCAAAGACATTGTTTATATAAGAATCAGCCTTTACTTCCCGTTCAAACCTAAGAATTGACCTAACAAGCGTGGGATCCCTTACGTCCTCGGCCTTTATAAGAACGTACACCTCATCCTGCCCTCCAAATTCTGATCTTATATCCATGAGTGCCTTTATTTCGGGAAGATCCATAGGTATCATTTTCTCAAGCCTGACTTCTGTTGTAACCTTTGTAAGTCCATAAAAAGAGATTCCTGAGATTATTAGGGCTATTAGAAGTGCTATCCAGGGTAACTTTTTAATCCAGGCTCCCCATATTCTAAACAGCCCTGATATCTTACTTTCACCTCCACCAATTGAAATTATTTCACTTTTCTTCAAGACAATTCTCCTGAAGTCTTCTTCGAGTATCGCAAGTGCGGGGGTTACTATCACAGCATTCAGTGCCGTTAGTCCGAGCCCCATAACTAGGGTTACACTTAGCCTCTTTAGGGATGGTAGTATCGAGATTGACAACGCTAGGAATCCTGCAATAGTTGTTAGTGCTGCTCCCAAGAGGGCTTTTCCTGTCTCTGCGATAGCCTCTTCTGCTGCTATCTCCGGTGGCCTGCCCTTGGACCTCTCTTCATAGTATCTATTCGTGACGTGAACTCCATAGTCTATTCCCATTCCTATGATCATTGCTCCAATAGTGCTCGTGGCTATATCTAATGGAATTCCGAGTAGTCCCATAAACCCTAAAGTCATGACTACGCCAAATATGAGCGGGATTAGAGGAACTAGCATCCTAATTGGAGACTTGTAGAAGTAAAGGAGAATCAAAATTACTATCACTCCGGCGACCATCATCGTTCTGTTCATATCGTTTTGTAACATTTCTAGAATCCTGTACGTTATTCCCAGGTCTCCAGTCAAGACTGCTTCAACGCCCTCGGGAAAGTCAGCTCTTTTTATGTCACTCTCTATATCTCTGTATACTCTGACGAGAGCTTTCTGGTTTCTTTCCCTGTTTAGATTGACTATTATTATCGTCGATGAATAGTCTCTGCTTATGAGACCATTCCTTGCCTCTGGAG
This is a stretch of genomic DNA from Pyrococcus sp. ST04. It encodes these proteins:
- a CDS encoding universal stress protein, with amino-acid sequence MKVAPLGLFSNIILRKFRNIAPRYEEIVRAYKEFLLTEEEFTIPKIEEIILPLDRYSEKPTETVLDYVSAYPGSHILILYVIDGEVCRLIRETIGEEEAELFRKKELEKGEKALAEAKNLISSLNMEFSIELKLKTGNKAEIVENIADNFDLIIISKHYGAETTKTHPVSPIVLRVLQNVKIPVLLY
- a CDS encoding 30S ribosomal protein S27ae, whose product is MGQKWKLYIVKDGKVIRKNKFCPRCGPGVFMADHGDRWACGKCGYTEWKK
- a CDS encoding 30S ribosomal protein S24e; the encoded protein is MEIRITEVKENKLIGRKEIYFEIYHPGEPTPSRKDVKGKLVAMLDLNPETTVIQYIRSYFGSYISKGYAKYYYDKERMLYIEPEYILIRDGIIEKKEEGE
- a CDS encoding GTP-dependent dephospho-CoA kinase — translated: MRVIFKLPLSLRHELKKPMGKLIRGEIPRPYLEIRDKVSNPLITVGDVVTENILKVGLTPNLAIYDHKTERREYRPDIKTNAIMLTVKNPPGMITLSLLKAIKKAYLLVNRGKNVHIIINGEEDLATIPAVLYAPYNSYVIYGQPREGIVLIKVTHECKRRCAEIMRKMEVVRNGD
- the spt4 gene encoding transcription elongation factor subunit Spt4 — its product is MSEKACRNCHYITTEDVCPVCGSRDLSEEWFDLVIIIDVENSEIAKRIGAKVPGKYAIRVR
- a CDS encoding DNA-directed RNA polymerase, with amino-acid sequence MYKIVTVKDVVRIPPRMFTMDPKEAAMIVLREAYEGTYDRDEGVILSIVEVKEVGDGIIVPGDGATYHEVVFDVLVWEPKLHEVVEGTVVDVVPFGAFIRIGPMDGLVHISQLMDDYVVYDERNKQFVGKEKKYLLKLGDPVRARIIAISPKSRIIRENRIGLTMRQPGLGKFEWIEKEKRKEKEGKK
- a CDS encoding inorganic diphosphatase, with protein sequence MNPFHDLEPGPNVPEVVYALIEIPKGSRNKYELDKKTGLLKLDRVLYSPFFYPVDYGIIPRTWYDDDDPFDIMVIMREPTYPLTIIEARPIGLFKMIDSGDKDYKVLAVPVEDPYFKDWKDIDDVPKAFLDEIAHFFKRYKELQGKEIIVEGWEGAEAAKREILRAIEMYKEKFGKKE
- a CDS encoding deoxyribonuclease IV, whose amino-acid sequence is MFKIDRLRFGTAGIPLSTPKPSTINGIERVRELGLDAMELEFVRGINVKPELAKKIKHVAKKNDVVLTAHAPYYINLNAREREKIEASKRRIIQSAERLYEAGGWSLVFHAGYYLKQPPEKVYQTIKSALEDIVEELKSRGIKVWIRPELTGKPTQFGDLRELISLSQELDMVLPAIDFAHAHARNKGKCNSEEEWREMLTLIENELGKEALKNMHIHISGIEYSDKGEKRHLNLQESDLKWEDLLKILKEFGVKGVVISESPNIEGDAILMKKKWEELKI
- a CDS encoding MTH1187 family thiamine-binding protein produces the protein MGVIIEFSLIPLGEVSVSKYIARAIKLLEEKGVKYQLTPMGTIIEVDNLKEGLEVIREAHELMFELGIKRVVTYIKIDERRDKERHMEDKVKSVMEKLSSQ
- a CDS encoding DUF373 family protein, whose amino-acid sequence is MKVLVLAIDRDDDFGVKAGVKGPVIGRDKCLDAAIKLSLADPEDSDANTLYAAIKLYDELKESGEFEDVEVALITGHHNVGVKSDMELSRQLEEVLKQFPADGVIPVTDGAEDEQIFPIITSKVPIISTRRVVVKQSPGIETTWYIIVRYMKELLNDPEVSKVVLGIPGLIVLLYGIAKLVSIKYPPSAQIVSSTVSGIVMLIVGGYFFIKGVKIRPLELISRGFITFIGLITGLIVILGGAINVYLTLESISQEMIGGIPSSDLIAVLIYLNAVNPYAILGIAIILLSKTIQEYLRRNTHIWYYITGIIMLPAFWKVIDMITKYSNPLIKKTPGDIFLGIFIVAIDLAISVLVGIKLREKVKSWEEKD
- a CDS encoding COG1361 S-layer family protein, with the protein product MKRLIITFIILTVILAPLASFVTAQGQGEGPELLYEGYLNKGDYLLIGPLTLIIKDVVYDINDGEWKVLFIVLDEKLNPIGPNLTLIYVPDEEKVRELLSNQTFLRAMAETLGYNPDDPAQYAEFLRWLSTASQMEVWNAIVKTIEEHPELGIKLEDIAKPYYVPNAQPVGVNETVKIKYKGETLYITPLFVYPNGAKISISGPITWRVSMVQGLLLSKIDVDGPVRPGQIFEVKVHLKNIGSRKVRFVTVILSPTPVIPETTSKEESAASIIPQTLSQTGIAQSSLYPVSTTMKYVDFIEPGEDKVITFLYKANENARPGDYPLYLTVIYFAYTTGENLNQRVLYDSSVVTISRDYEATFTISKQEIPKIVHPGEDFTVTVTLVNSGIDTAKDIRGQIILEDIKGRPFSPKSPSSFYVKFVEPGMNITRTFLLHVDESAKTGTYVFKLRLTYYSGNSLQQVTQEFTFSTTVIRRRAAFIEIENVTLKPEKIEPGSSFNMTLVLKNVGEGYAKGLQVKIIPTEVLIQREIKKVDLSQLATLPLPQSEKLSENLQLAINQLMQGLAVERALSFLPIGEDNVRYDGIILPNQTIKITFQLKANNRLENNVYPLKIQLTYLSSPNDEAFSDERIVGIEVTGTEMLVISKVSTSPSRILPGTSNVEVSFSVENVGSGEARYILLKPLPSYPLKLSETSDQIINIGTLRQGDSAQASFKVDVDKNAKPGRYNIPIEVTYKDPSGRFKKIKLDIPIIIAEKPNIIVVNVTYKPKPLQGKDVDIYITLKNIGGEKAESAVVEGVVRSSQPFTVVKRTDYVGTLEPNQTGQGVITLTVDKDAIPKTYNILIRIRAVGDRDKGDDNVYIFEHTIKIPVYENVEEKEKLKKMAIGAGVLAILITLLIYFRRRS
- a CDS encoding hydrophobe/amphiphile efflux-3 (HAE3) family transporter gives rise to the protein MLRKVAKVIVVYRHSLAVITLFLLILSAYGLTQLRFESDLSKQLPSDLEAVKSYFTLQNEFGAGGSALIYVKIKSTEEVSDIRDPRVIQAMYNLEQRLKQREYVTSTFSIADLCVQILGRPPKNKEEVEFVLNFLPPEARNGLISRDYSSTIIIVNLNRERNQKALVRVYRDIESDIKRADFPEGVEAVLTGDLGITYRILEMLQNDMNRTMMVAGVIVILILLYFYKSPIRMLVPLIPLIFGVVMTLGFMGLLGIPLDIATSTIGAMIIGMGIDYGVHVTNRYYEERSKGRPPEIAAEEAIAETGKALLGAALTTIAGFLALSISILPSLKRLSVTLVMGLGLTALNAVIVTPALAILEEDFRRIVLKKSEIISIGGGESKISGLFRIWGAWIKKLPWIALLIALIISGISFYGLTKVTTEVRLEKMIPMDLPEIKALMDIRSEFGGQDEVYVLIKAEDVRDPTLVRSILRFEREVKADSYINNVFEAESIADEVLKKYGYIPQDKEKIAEALKDSSLISSDYSMTIIKFKGNFMGVTQSEFNKIMEYFEEEIKMASFPPGTKVELAGDAYLNYVLNNLVNEELGKISTIGTMIVVLVVFLIFRRPTVSIAMIMPMFLGALWTIGYMGLAGIPFSQTLAGVVSMIVGLGVDYGMHITHRFLEELREGNKTPIIAAMGSVGPGILVGALTTAGGFLALLTAQLTAIHDFGRVLAVGIFASMFSAYLVTPAILQLEFGRKIKGVRK